From the Brachyspira suanatina genome, one window contains:
- a CDS encoding DnaB-like helicase C-terminal domain-containing protein, with product MIDKELIISKEEYIKNDLLSSLKVIINETNKNNIDTNILEIKNKLDEFNAFNENNSNIEENILNENSIEYLINLISNTKNYNLKNSSFSELESFLRDSLITIGAESSVGKTSFASQLALEILENNDDTILAFYSLDDSKTFLTKKMIYQLLSKNYKNNKKKLDINNEDIIKYIKKHKNDHLKLLLSNRIAIFESLNIYNLYSQLIKLKRNAKDNLNIENPRIIIIIDYLQIIDHESSNLREGLNKICSYLKDIQKRFNCMMILLSQFNRSRETNINTLIRYRETSEIENISDLCINLESIQNQDYYNTKLYIVKNKAGEKNKIFTSLREGYTFNKFSENNNVHTYKIAKISSDYNNENYDDQSIDDFIF from the coding sequence TTGATTGATAAAGAGCTTATTATTAGTAAAGAAGAATATATAAAAAATGATCTACTTAGTTCATTGAAAGTTATTATAAATGAAACTAATAAAAACAATATAGACACTAATATATTGGAAATAAAAAATAAATTAGATGAGTTTAATGCATTTAATGAAAATAATTCCAATATAGAAGAAAATATATTAAATGAAAACTCTATAGAATATTTAATCAATTTAATTTCGAATACAAAAAACTATAATTTAAAAAATAGTTCTTTTTCAGAATTAGAAAGTTTTTTAAGAGACTCTCTTATAACAATAGGAGCAGAAAGCTCAGTAGGAAAAACATCATTTGCAAGTCAATTAGCATTAGAAATATTAGAAAATAATGATGATACAATACTAGCATTTTACTCATTGGATGATAGTAAAACATTTCTAACAAAAAAAATGATATATCAACTATTAAGTAAAAACTATAAAAATAATAAAAAAAAGCTAGATATTAATAATGAAGATATAATAAAATATATAAAAAAACATAAAAATGATCATTTAAAATTGCTTTTGAGTAATAGAATAGCAATATTTGAATCATTAAATATATATAATTTATATTCACAATTAATCAAATTAAAAAGAAATGCGAAAGACAATCTTAATATAGAAAATCCTAGAATAATAATTATTATCGATTATTTACAAATAATAGATCATGAAAGCAGCAATTTAAGAGAAGGCTTAAATAAAATATGTTCATATTTAAAAGATATACAAAAAAGATTCAATTGTATGATGATACTATTAAGCCAATTTAATAGATCTAGAGAAACAAATATTAATACATTAATAAGATACAGAGAAACTAGTGAAATTGAGAATATATCAGATTTATGTATTAATTTAGAGAGCATACAAAATCAAGATTATTATAATACAAAATTGTATATTGTAAAAAATAAGGCTGGAGAGAAAAATAAGATATTTACAAGCTTAAGAGAGGGGTATACATTCAATAAATTTTCAGAAAATAATAATGTACATACATACAAGATAGCTAAAATATCTTCTGATTATAATAATGAAAATTATGATGATCAAAGCATTGACGATTTTATTTTTTAA